One Coffea eugenioides isolate CCC68of chromosome 2, Ceug_1.0, whole genome shotgun sequence genomic window, AAGCATTTAACTTATCATTCATCTTTTTCCCAGCTCACTCTCTGTTGCTTTCTTTCGTTTCCTTTCCTTTATCTGCctttaaataattattattgGAAGAGAGAATGAAAGGAGATGAAGGGACATCGTCAGCAAATGAGGCTGTAAAGAAAAAGTTCAATAGAATCTGTGTTTTTTGTGGTAGTAGAGCAGGTTACAAATCATCTTTCAGTGATGCAGCTCTTCAGCTTGGAAAAGAACTGGTAATGTTCAAAGTACGATGAGATAGCTAATATGAACTGATCATAAGAATAAAGCATTTTCTTACCTGCTTAAATTAACTGGCTTGTGTACATATGTGGTGTTACTTGTTGCATGGTTTTATGATGACCTTTCATTTTCAGGTAAACAGAAAGATTGATCTTGTTTATGGTGGAGGAAGTGTAGGCTTGATGGGATTAGTCTCAAAAACAGTATATGAAGGAGGTTGTCATGTTCTCGGGTATGTCTTTCAAAATGATGATTGATCATTTTCTTGCTACATAGGTTTTGATCAAATGCCATTTCAatcatttcttttctctttttgtcTTTATAGAATAATTCCTAGAGCTCTACTGCCGCATGAGGTACTTTCTTGATTTCATTCATTGTTGTCATTCTGAAACTTCATAGATGGACTGCTATATTCATCAACAGTAACAGTTATTATGCAAAACAGTGATGTTTGCCTGTGATAAATAGCATTTGTCCTTTTACACATTGAGCCGAGCTAGCTCGGCAAAGGGTTTCTAATGTGGAATATGCTAATTGCAGATATCAGGGAAAACGTATGGAGAGCTAAAAATAGTTGCAGACATGCACCAAAGAAAATCAGAAATGGAAAAGCATGCTGATGCTTTCATTGCACTTCCAGGTTCGTTTCCTTAGGAATAAAACACCCTTTtcctcactttttttttctgctgAATACAGAAATACTATGTACCCTCATCATTCTCAACTTTTGTTTCACAATTGTTTAGGAGGTTATGGAACCATGGAAGAATTCTTGGAGATGATTACTTGGGCTCAGTTGGGAATTCATGAAAAGCCAGTGAGATCATTTTCTTTATGTCATAGAATATTGGTATTGATTTTGAGCAGTTTGTTCTCCAAATCTagaaaaagggttttctatttTGCTTCCTGTATTCCTCACCCAAATGATCAAAAAAGGAAAGATGGTTTGGACAGGTGGGGTTGTTAAATGTTGATGGCTACTATGATGGCTTGCTTGCATTGTTTGACAAGGGTGTGGAGGAAGGTTTCATAGCAGATTCAGCAAGACATATAATGGCTTTAGCTGACACAGCAGAGGAGTTGATGAAGAAAATGGAGGTATTTTATATGAATCACAGttaaataaaaacaataatataTCTACATTAAGTACAAGAATATCCTGTTGTATATGATGTTGGTTGATAAATTATTGGAGAGCTATGACCAGTAAGATTTGCAGAAAAAAGTAGGGAACCATTTTGTTATTAGCTTTGCTTTGATTGATTTGCCTATTCTTTTTGCAGGAGTATGCACCAATCCATGAGAGGGTTGCACCAAGACAAAGTTGGGAAGTGGACCAATTATTAGAGTCTACTACACAAGTGGGGGAATCCCTAACCTCTTAGATCTCTATCAAGACATCTGTATACACTGATGATATTTCTGAAAAATATGATTTTATGTTCTGGTCTAGTTCCATTTAAtcatataaaagaaaaggacaGCAAAGTTTTAACTAAGACTATATATCATCTCTCTCTCTGAACTCTTAAGTGGCGCCCAAATCAAAGATCCCATTTCTTAATCTCTCATTTGAATAATCGCCATAGTAGTTCAATACCAGTGGAAACTGGAAAATAATACTTATTTTATTGTGTTtatctttctctctttttttttttttttttgctctctCCCTACCTGCCATTATGGTTGGTTATTGACCATGTCAAAAGAGTATATATATCATGCTTGTTAGGGACAATGTGAACTGTTGAAAAGTGTAACAAAAAGATGTCTTCTTGTTCATGTATGATATAATTGTACATGGGATGGGGTCCAACGGTTGtcaaaagtatatatatatatatatacccaatATTTGATGGTATCACCAAATTGAGGTCTCAATTAATTTgtgttcataatttttttttattttttatcaaaatgtGTACTCACAAACCTTGACATAATTAGTGCAAAATTGTACTACTTCAACCTTGAATAATTATGGTTGCCTAACCATTTGAGACGATTAGACACCTCAACTGTTGATGTCCTATCATATATACAAGTTACTAATTTTTAAGGGCCTCAAGGGGACCAATGGAACAATAGTGGGGGGAATGGTGGCTAAGTGCCTCAATTTTGTTTTCATGGTGGTGGGGTGCACTGATTTTTGTAGATTCTGATGTGTGGAAAAA contains:
- the LOC113763519 gene encoding cytokinin riboside 5'-monophosphate phosphoribohydrolase LOG1-like — translated: MKGDEGTSSANEAVKKKFNRICVFCGSRAGYKSSFSDAALQLGKELVNRKIDLVYGGGSVGLMGLVSKTVYEGGCHVLGIIPRALLPHEISGKTYGELKIVADMHQRKSEMEKHADAFIALPGGYGTMEEFLEMITWAQLGIHEKPVGLLNVDGYYDGLLALFDKGVEEGFIADSARHIMALADTAEELMKKMEEYAPIHERVAPRQSWEVDQLLESTTQVGESLTS